Proteins encoded in a region of the Rhodococcus sp. SBT000017 genome:
- a CDS encoding lipopolysaccharide biosynthesis protein: MDLGQSAARGVFVTLLAKWGNTITMLASSVVLARLLSPNDFGIVAMVTVVIGFTVLFQDLGLTSAVVRAKDLTNSQQTSIWLMNILLGLVLTLTMFALAPLIASFYNQPEVENVARVLSLTFLISSFSGQSRADLLRSLRFSVLGGTQVAVGLVQLVVAIVLAVKGFGYWAIVTSSVVSSVLWALTLILRSNFRPSRPAPLREVGILVKQGLQITFIQSATFLSRSMDVIAVGRFYGADTVGLYNRASQVVGIVEQQLTSAMTAVALPVLSKLQDSPDRFQKAVNQAVNAIGYTLTPIFTSLSLAAVPAVTFVYGEQWRFAGQLLVIIALAGTVRSVLLLFELSATALGAMSRQISGTLIAQSVAAAVLIAAATVSVETVAIGYVAVTYISVVFNIWWISRGTYLSFRSVMISFARPLVVWIFAYIVAVLVREFLVGGDLFLASVSVGVQFATGLLIILLLPAARRDVRDVFRLFRRAVSMRA; encoded by the coding sequence GTGGACTTGGGTCAGTCAGCCGCCCGTGGCGTCTTCGTTACTTTGTTGGCCAAGTGGGGAAATACTATTACCATGCTGGCCTCATCCGTAGTGCTCGCACGCCTGCTGAGCCCAAATGACTTCGGGATTGTGGCCATGGTCACTGTCGTCATCGGATTCACTGTTCTCTTTCAGGATCTAGGATTGACATCCGCCGTTGTTCGGGCAAAAGATCTTACCAATTCGCAGCAAACATCAATTTGGCTGATGAATATCCTTCTTGGCCTTGTGCTGACGCTGACCATGTTTGCGTTGGCTCCTCTTATTGCTTCGTTCTACAATCAGCCGGAGGTAGAGAATGTTGCACGTGTACTGTCTTTGACTTTCTTGATCTCTTCGTTCTCGGGCCAGTCCCGTGCGGATCTTCTCAGATCGTTGCGCTTCAGCGTGCTCGGTGGTACGCAGGTCGCGGTCGGGCTCGTGCAATTGGTCGTCGCAATCGTGCTCGCAGTCAAAGGCTTCGGATACTGGGCGATCGTGACATCATCTGTGGTGTCCAGCGTGTTATGGGCGCTAACGCTGATCTTGAGATCCAACTTTCGACCTAGTCGACCAGCCCCCTTGCGGGAGGTAGGTATTCTTGTCAAGCAGGGTCTTCAAATCACATTTATTCAATCGGCTACGTTTCTTTCTCGAAGCATGGACGTGATCGCCGTAGGTCGTTTTTACGGTGCAGACACGGTTGGTCTGTACAATCGTGCCTCGCAAGTCGTTGGAATTGTCGAACAGCAATTGACATCGGCAATGACGGCTGTCGCGTTACCGGTGTTGTCCAAGCTGCAGGATTCACCGGATCGATTCCAAAAGGCAGTGAATCAAGCTGTGAACGCAATCGGTTACACGTTGACCCCGATATTCACCAGCCTGAGCCTGGCTGCGGTGCCTGCCGTGACTTTCGTCTACGGTGAACAGTGGCGCTTTGCGGGACAACTCCTCGTTATCATTGCCCTGGCAGGCACGGTCCGAAGTGTCCTATTGCTATTCGAATTGTCCGCAACCGCACTCGGCGCGATGAGCAGGCAAATCTCGGGTACTCTGATTGCGCAGTCGGTTGCGGCCGCCGTGTTGATCGCCGCAGCGACGGTGAGCGTTGAAACTGTCGCCATTGGCTATGTCGCCGTTACGTACATATCGGTGGTATTCAATATCTGGTGGATATCCCGAGGGACATACCTTTCGTTCAGGTCCGTGATGATTTCTTTCGCGCGGCCATTGGTAGTGTGGATCTTCGCCTACATTGTCGCGGTATTGGTTCGTGAGTTCCTTGTTGGCGGAGATTTGTTCTTGGCCTCGGTTTCGGTAGGCGTTCAGTTCGCCACAGGGCTCCTCATAATTCTGCTCCTACCTGCTGCTCGCAGAGATGTTCGGGATGTGTTCCGCTTGTTCAGACGCGCCGTGTCCATGCGCGCCTGA
- a CDS encoding nucleotidyltransferase family protein, giving the protein MAHLARPKRAARGLLIESVKAIANQSELPSIPIDLEPYWVDCALFSGLGPLIAHKLLDVGTAVPAELADSIRPAAAMHLLHLAVLRIIRNALDAAGVRWLVFKGPAVAEQFYEAPSARTYSDLDILIHPADFERGLTALLQGPARLIDQNWFLISEREQGEITLAIGATVIDLHWHFFSSALTRSTFQLDICRTFDHACTTTLGGVEMTVLDTADTVIFLATHAVLSGGHRLKWMFDFHCAAASLNVPNDVIRKRIREYNVELLVSVMASRTAAFLGTDAPVEHGHHPWLALSRLASRAAPPESEFLNAYTARALFSATRTSTRNSVVQFVRNAVRLARTGSNRRSHVVDRSILHLPGGTEADRRRWLDMVASHG; this is encoded by the coding sequence ATGGCTCATCTGGCGCGGCCGAAACGTGCCGCACGCGGTTTGTTGATCGAGTCGGTCAAAGCCATCGCAAACCAGTCTGAACTACCCTCTATCCCTATCGATCTCGAGCCGTACTGGGTCGACTGCGCACTATTCTCCGGTCTTGGACCTCTGATTGCCCACAAGCTACTCGATGTCGGCACTGCTGTTCCCGCCGAACTTGCGGATTCGATACGACCTGCAGCGGCCATGCACCTCCTGCACCTTGCAGTGCTGAGGATCATAAGGAATGCACTCGACGCCGCCGGTGTTCGGTGGCTGGTGTTCAAGGGTCCAGCCGTCGCCGAGCAATTTTACGAGGCCCCCAGCGCCCGCACCTACTCCGACCTGGACATTCTCATTCACCCCGCCGACTTCGAGCGTGGACTTACCGCGCTGCTCCAGGGTCCTGCCCGGCTGATCGACCAGAATTGGTTCCTGATCAGCGAACGCGAGCAAGGAGAGATCACACTTGCGATCGGTGCGACCGTGATCGATCTGCATTGGCACTTCTTTTCTTCGGCCCTCACCCGATCGACCTTTCAACTCGACATCTGCCGCACATTCGACCACGCTTGCACAACCACCTTGGGGGGTGTCGAGATGACAGTTCTCGACACGGCCGACACAGTAATCTTCCTCGCCACGCACGCGGTACTGTCGGGTGGTCATCGCTTGAAGTGGATGTTCGATTTCCACTGCGCAGCAGCAAGTCTCAATGTGCCGAACGACGTAATCCGCAAACGAATCCGTGAATACAATGTCGAACTTCTCGTATCGGTGATGGCGTCGAGAACGGCTGCGTTCCTGGGGACCGATGCGCCGGTCGAGCACGGACACCACCCCTGGCTTGCCCTGAGTCGACTGGCGTCGAGAGCAGCTCCGCCGGAATCCGAGTTTCTGAATGCGTACACCGCGCGTGCACTGTTCAGCGCAACACGTACATCTACGAGAAACAGTGTTGTCCAGTTTGTGCGCAATGCGGTTCGGCTTGCGCGCACCGGATCCAACCGCCGCAGCCACGTGGTCGATCGCAGCATTCTGCATCTACCCGGCGGAACAGAAGCCGATCGCCGCCGGTGGCTGGATATGGTTGCGTCTCACGGGTGA
- a CDS encoding lasso peptide biosynthesis B2 protein, with protein sequence MKMHGFPLCLGDPLDELSYGEYRSTPRLSRFNIQVLRAAFWAAKACRETRKALPVSGVNTEVRVPASLPIGSRRGVDAVLRRLSPTCLERSLVKQRWLASHGVDAEVVIGVRREDSDFTAHAWLDHETTEKLLVQYSIIHRLPAPSNNSTRK encoded by the coding sequence ATGAAGATGCACGGCTTCCCGCTCTGTTTGGGAGATCCGTTGGATGAGTTGAGCTATGGGGAATATCGGTCGACTCCTCGGCTGTCGCGATTTAACATCCAAGTGCTCCGCGCGGCATTCTGGGCAGCGAAAGCATGTCGTGAGACGCGCAAAGCCCTGCCCGTTTCGGGCGTCAACACCGAGGTGCGGGTACCGGCGTCCCTGCCAATCGGAAGCCGCCGCGGAGTAGACGCGGTTCTGCGGCGATTGAGCCCCACCTGCCTGGAACGTTCTCTCGTCAAGCAGCGATGGCTTGCCTCGCACGGTGTCGACGCCGAGGTCGTGATCGGAGTCCGCAGGGAAGATTCGGACTTTACAGCGCACGCGTGGCTCGATCACGAAACCACAGAGAAGCTTCTTGTCCAGTACTCGATCATTCACCGGCTTCCGGCTCCGTCGAACAACTCGACGCGCAAGTAA
- a CDS encoding ABC transporter ATP-binding protein — MVIGKVLLERILDDGATSPQQLLWPLLGLALVTAITGSIAVIRNQQERLLGERVSQLVWNEVLDVVTNVDLMTYEQPGFITEYANVERGGMTRPLPMTKSVFGLMGAGLGVVAMLFALVSIAPVLAPILFLGAIPAVIVSRLASRSEFAFAQRLTPDFLRREYLRRVLTHREYAAEVRSFGAAPNLRSRHTMLDGVVADGLKTQVAGRTRLALVQIAGSALSLVAVLLVIVYMLDRNFLSLPQAGAAAIAVRILGSQLSSVYGSFSTLTESAPFVAELNKFLRNRPKVNALGEPEVLHRRLTLSNVGFQYPGRETAALAGIDLFIDRGEVVALVGENGSGKTTLANIVAGLYEADSGEILWDDEPLARERVRASVTMVFQDFAQFSFSVSDNIDIAGRAITNPGRVHLAAQGAQLAETIASLPSGFDTMLGRDLDDGLDLSGGQWQRMALARALLKNSSLIVLDEPSAALDPRAENELFHDVRRVLDGRAALLISHRYSNVKHADRIYVLDGGRVVECGSHYELMSRGGKYADLFTLQSAAYSIESADE; from the coding sequence GTGGTGATCGGCAAGGTCCTGCTCGAGCGAATTCTCGATGACGGGGCGACCTCGCCGCAGCAGTTGTTGTGGCCGCTGCTGGGGTTGGCGTTGGTAACGGCAATCACTGGAAGCATCGCCGTCATCCGGAACCAGCAGGAACGATTGCTCGGTGAGCGAGTGAGTCAACTGGTGTGGAACGAGGTCCTCGACGTCGTCACGAACGTCGATTTGATGACCTACGAACAACCGGGATTCATCACCGAGTATGCGAACGTGGAGCGAGGCGGGATGACCCGACCGCTTCCCATGACCAAGAGTGTCTTCGGGTTGATGGGCGCGGGGTTGGGTGTGGTTGCAATGTTGTTTGCACTGGTAAGCATCGCACCGGTGTTGGCCCCCATTCTCTTTCTCGGTGCTATCCCGGCAGTTATCGTCTCGCGGTTGGCTTCTCGTTCCGAGTTTGCGTTTGCGCAGAGGCTGACTCCGGATTTTCTGCGTCGGGAGTATTTACGGCGGGTTCTGACGCACCGGGAATATGCGGCCGAAGTACGCTCCTTCGGTGCGGCTCCCAACCTGCGATCTCGGCATACGATGCTGGACGGCGTCGTCGCCGATGGGTTGAAGACGCAGGTTGCCGGCCGTACGAGGTTGGCGCTGGTTCAGATTGCAGGCTCGGCACTGAGCTTGGTAGCGGTCCTGCTGGTGATCGTCTACATGCTGGATCGAAATTTTCTGAGCCTTCCGCAAGCCGGTGCGGCTGCCATCGCCGTCAGGATCCTCGGTTCGCAGCTCAGTTCGGTGTACGGCTCGTTCAGTACCTTGACCGAGTCAGCTCCTTTCGTCGCCGAACTCAACAAGTTCCTGCGGAACCGGCCGAAAGTCAATGCGCTGGGGGAGCCGGAGGTACTGCATAGAAGACTGACGCTCTCGAATGTCGGGTTCCAATACCCTGGTCGTGAAACTGCTGCCTTGGCCGGTATCGATCTGTTCATCGACCGTGGCGAGGTTGTTGCGCTTGTGGGCGAAAACGGTTCGGGCAAAACGACTCTCGCAAATATTGTCGCCGGTCTGTATGAGGCGGACTCGGGAGAAATTCTATGGGACGACGAGCCGCTCGCTCGCGAGCGGGTCCGGGCAAGCGTCACGATGGTTTTTCAGGACTTCGCTCAGTTCTCGTTCAGTGTCAGCGACAACATCGACATTGCTGGGCGGGCGATTACCAATCCGGGACGGGTTCACCTGGCGGCACAAGGTGCGCAGCTGGCCGAGACGATCGCCTCGCTTCCTTCGGGCTTCGACACCATGCTCGGCCGCGACCTCGACGATGGGCTCGATCTATCGGGTGGGCAATGGCAGCGCATGGCATTGGCACGGGCGCTCCTGAAAAACTCTTCGTTGATTGTCCTCGATGAGCCGAGCGCAGCGCTCGACCCACGCGCAGAGAACGAGTTGTTCCACGATGTTCGCCGGGTGCTGGACGGACGAGCCGCTCTGCTGATCTCCCATCGATATTCCAACGTGAAGCACGCAGATCGCATCTACGTTCTCGACGGGGGTCGCGTGGTCGAGTGTGGCAGCCATTACGAGTTGATGAGTCGCGGCGGGAAATATGCCGATCTGTTCACGCTGCAGTCGGCGGCATACTCGATCGAGTCGGCCGATGAGTGA
- a CDS encoding asparagine synthase-related protein, producing the protein MLLRRMSTRFWTGCWNAISSRSPMVRSDAAGARLAPLSSIEIATSRPSGLDRSRPVLEESAAATPRTAFRDTVRSALEHGPCVMSFSGGRDSSAVLAAAVDVARAEGLALPIPATLHFPGIEESHESEWQNLVLDHLGVTERLQYSLTTEMDALGESARELLTAFGVMWPFNTHLHGVICRDAAGGTLVTGFGGDELALSASNRWSARALANPRGLTPRKVMSIVHYGSPQPFRYVADLPFSMPDRLDFPWLTRKGRAQATHRSATDSASIPMGWGKILREWIPRSRYFEMAKQSMNDLASLHDVRVVHPFVSSPVLQAFAAHSPSVGLRGRRAMMELLVGGLLPAEVMKRTSKASFTPSLWNGESREFARDWDGTGLDETIVRPEIVRAEWLREDPGVHSLCLLQQAWLSSQKSFPLREGHA; encoded by the coding sequence ATGTTGCTGCGCAGGATGTCGACGCGCTTCTGGACGGGCTGTTGGAACGCAATATCGTCAAGGTCGCCGATGGTTCGATCTGACGCCGCAGGGGCTCGTCTGGCACCTCTGTCGTCTATCGAGATTGCTACGTCCAGGCCGAGCGGCTTGGATAGATCCCGGCCTGTCCTGGAAGAGTCCGCCGCGGCAACACCTCGCACTGCTTTTCGTGACACTGTCCGGTCGGCACTCGAACACGGCCCGTGCGTCATGAGCTTCTCCGGCGGTCGAGACTCCTCGGCGGTTCTCGCCGCTGCCGTCGACGTGGCCCGAGCTGAGGGGCTCGCATTGCCGATTCCGGCCACATTGCACTTTCCCGGTATCGAGGAGTCACACGAGTCGGAGTGGCAGAACCTGGTGCTCGATCACCTCGGCGTCACCGAGCGTCTGCAGTACTCCCTGACTACCGAGATGGATGCGCTGGGTGAGTCGGCCCGGGAGTTGTTGACTGCCTTCGGTGTAATGTGGCCGTTCAATACTCACCTGCATGGTGTCATCTGTCGCGACGCGGCGGGAGGTACGTTGGTGACGGGTTTCGGCGGCGACGAGCTTGCATTGTCGGCGTCAAATCGTTGGTCCGCCCGAGCGCTCGCGAACCCGCGGGGTCTGACTCCTCGCAAAGTCATGTCGATTGTGCATTACGGCAGTCCGCAACCGTTCCGCTACGTTGCTGATCTGCCGTTCAGCATGCCTGATCGGCTCGATTTTCCTTGGCTTACTCGCAAGGGGCGTGCTCAGGCCACGCACCGTTCCGCGACTGACAGCGCAAGCATTCCCATGGGTTGGGGCAAGATTCTCCGGGAGTGGATTCCGCGGTCACGCTATTTCGAGATGGCGAAGCAAAGCATGAACGATCTTGCATCACTACACGATGTTCGGGTAGTGCATCCATTCGTCAGTTCTCCTGTGCTGCAAGCATTTGCGGCGCATTCTCCGTCAGTGGGGCTACGCGGTCGCCGTGCAATGATGGAGTTACTGGTGGGAGGTCTTCTCCCGGCTGAAGTGATGAAACGTACATCGAAAGCCTCGTTCACTCCGTCGTTGTGGAACGGTGAGTCGCGCGAGTTCGCGCGAGATTGGGACGGCACCGGACTCGACGAGACGATTGTCAGACCCGAGATCGTTCGCGCGGAGTGGCTCAGGGAAGACCCGGGAGTCCACAGCCTTTGTCTACTGCAACAGGCCTGGCTGTCTTCGCAGAAGTCTTTCCCTCTGAGGGAGGGCCATGCCTAA
- a CDS encoding PqqD family protein, with the protein MSQTFVVEASRVTWTNSGVEIVILDLEGSQYFALNESGCELWPLLVNGTSRDDMIAKLVDEYKISEDVAAQDVDALLDGLLERNIVKVADGSI; encoded by the coding sequence ATGAGCCAGACCTTTGTCGTAGAGGCTTCGCGCGTGACGTGGACCAACAGTGGGGTCGAGATCGTGATCCTCGATCTCGAAGGTTCGCAGTACTTCGCGCTGAACGAGTCCGGCTGCGAACTGTGGCCACTGTTGGTGAATGGCACGTCACGTGACGATATGATCGCCAAGCTCGTCGACGAGTACAAGATCTCCGAAGATGTTGCTGCGCAGGATGTCGACGCGCTTCTGGACGGGCTGTTGGAACGCAATATCGTCAAGGTCGCCGATGGTTCGATCTGA
- a CDS encoding sugar transferase, producing MTALETTLEKSATGRSGRSGWRNRRPTSRRVWEQQYVDRLRYSDVVVVIAAVAVAQYIRFGEVTAISSDSLIGHFGMSIALASIWIGFLSIFRTRSPRVIGTGAEEYRRIVSATFRLFGVIAIVSLLVRVDIARLYLAIALPVGLIGLLLNRWLWRRSVTHKRSKGLYQTSVLIVGSRAAAVSMAKQFERAPEAGYTVVGLCLPGYSAEDEAALTIEGSAIPILGDEASVVDAIEASGADTVAVTATEHLGNSGIRKMIWDLEKKNVDLVVAPGVVDVAGPRLVMRPVAGFPLIHVEKPQYNGATRFSKTAFDMAFAASVLILIAPVLLVLAILVKATSRGPVFYKSERMGIDAKPFPMIKFRSMVQDADKRVDALLAQNESAGGVLFKMRDDPRITKVGRVMRKFSLDELPQFINVLRREMSVVGPRPPLRREVETYDGDVRRRLLVKPGITGLWQVSGRSDLSWEETVRLDLSYVENWSMVGDILIIAKTVKAVAGSDGAY from the coding sequence GTGACGGCTCTCGAAACAACACTTGAAAAGTCAGCGACCGGACGGTCGGGACGGTCTGGTTGGCGCAATCGTCGACCGACATCCCGTCGCGTGTGGGAACAGCAGTACGTGGACAGGTTGCGTTACAGCGATGTCGTAGTTGTCATCGCTGCCGTGGCTGTCGCGCAATACATCCGATTCGGTGAGGTCACTGCCATCAGCTCGGACTCGCTGATCGGCCACTTCGGAATGTCCATCGCGCTGGCGTCGATCTGGATCGGCTTCCTCTCGATCTTCCGTACCCGGTCGCCGCGTGTCATCGGAACCGGAGCCGAAGAATACCGGCGGATAGTCTCGGCCACCTTCAGACTGTTCGGCGTCATTGCCATTGTGTCACTGCTTGTTCGGGTCGACATCGCGCGGCTGTACTTGGCGATCGCCCTTCCTGTCGGTCTGATCGGACTCTTGTTGAACAGATGGCTGTGGCGCCGAAGCGTCACGCACAAACGGAGCAAGGGCCTGTACCAAACGTCGGTGCTGATCGTCGGGAGCCGAGCAGCTGCTGTGTCGATGGCGAAGCAATTCGAGCGCGCTCCCGAAGCCGGATACACCGTGGTCGGGCTCTGCCTACCTGGCTACTCTGCGGAGGACGAAGCCGCCCTGACGATCGAGGGTTCGGCAATTCCAATTCTCGGCGACGAGGCATCCGTGGTCGATGCCATCGAGGCGTCCGGCGCGGACACGGTGGCCGTCACGGCTACGGAACATCTGGGCAACAGTGGAATTCGTAAGATGATCTGGGATCTCGAGAAGAAGAACGTGGATCTCGTCGTTGCACCCGGTGTGGTGGACGTGGCCGGACCGAGACTGGTGATGCGGCCGGTCGCAGGCTTCCCACTGATCCACGTCGAGAAGCCCCAGTACAACGGTGCCACTCGATTCAGCAAGACGGCATTCGACATGGCGTTCGCGGCCTCGGTGCTGATACTCATAGCACCGGTTCTCCTGGTGCTCGCCATTTTGGTGAAGGCAACCAGTCGCGGGCCCGTCTTCTACAAGTCGGAGCGCATGGGTATCGACGCAAAGCCGTTCCCCATGATCAAGTTTCGCAGCATGGTGCAGGATGCAGACAAGCGAGTCGATGCCTTGCTCGCTCAGAACGAGAGCGCCGGTGGCGTTCTGTTCAAGATGCGGGACGATCCGCGCATAACCAAGGTCGGCAGGGTGATGCGCAAATTCAGCCTGGACGAGTTGCCCCAGTTCATCAACGTACTTCGGCGCGAGATGAGTGTTGTCGGGCCACGCCCGCCGCTGCGCCGTGAGGTGGAGACCTACGACGGAGACGTTCGACGTCGGCTCCTCGTGAAGCCCGGGATCACCGGTCTGTGGCAGGTGAGCGGCCGATCTGATCTGTCATGGGAAGAGACTGTGCGACTGGACCTTTCGTATGTCGAGAATTGGTCGATGGTCGGAGACATTTTGATCATCGCCAAGACGGTCAAGGCAGTTGCGGGTAGCGACGGAGCCTACTGA
- a CDS encoding UDP-glucose/GDP-mannose dehydrogenase family protein: MRITVFGTGYLGATHAACMAELGHEVLGVDVDPAKLAKLEAGEVPFWEPGLEEVLQRNIAAGRLRFTASYQEAADFAEVHFLGVGTPQKKGEFAADMKFVDSVVETLAPLLTKPAVIFGKSTVPVGTAERLGAMARELSPAGDDVEIAWNPEFLREGFAVKDTLHPDRLVLGVDRARPGRAEDLAREVYAQLLDEKIPFLVTDLATAELVKASANAFLATKISFINAIAEVCEAAGADVTVLADAIGHDERIGRKFLNAGIGFGGGCLPKDIRAFMARAGELGADQALTFLREVDNINMRRRTRMVELAREACGSLLGARVAVLGAAFKPDSDDVRDSPALNVAGQIQLQGAAVNVYDPKAMDNSRALFPTLTYCSSALEACQGADVVLVLTEWKEFKALTPKDIEPVVRAKSLIDGRNCLEPALWRAAGWTYRGLGRP; the protein is encoded by the coding sequence ATGCGAATCACTGTTTTCGGTACCGGGTACCTCGGCGCAACTCACGCCGCGTGCATGGCCGAGCTCGGCCACGAAGTGCTCGGTGTCGACGTCGATCCAGCCAAGCTCGCCAAGCTCGAAGCCGGCGAGGTGCCGTTCTGGGAGCCTGGTCTCGAAGAGGTGCTGCAGCGCAACATCGCCGCCGGACGACTGCGCTTCACCGCGTCGTATCAAGAAGCCGCGGACTTTGCAGAGGTTCATTTCCTCGGCGTCGGTACTCCCCAGAAAAAGGGCGAGTTCGCGGCCGACATGAAATTCGTCGACTCGGTGGTCGAGACGCTCGCGCCGCTGCTGACCAAGCCGGCGGTCATATTCGGCAAGTCGACGGTCCCGGTGGGCACGGCGGAGCGACTCGGGGCGATGGCTCGCGAACTCTCGCCGGCCGGTGACGATGTCGAGATCGCGTGGAATCCGGAGTTTCTGCGCGAGGGTTTCGCTGTCAAAGATACCCTCCACCCCGATCGCCTGGTACTGGGCGTGGACCGCGCCCGTCCCGGCCGTGCGGAGGATCTCGCTCGGGAGGTCTATGCGCAGCTGCTCGACGAGAAGATTCCTTTCTTGGTCACGGATTTGGCCACGGCCGAGCTGGTCAAGGCCTCCGCAAACGCGTTTCTGGCGACCAAGATCTCGTTCATCAACGCCATTGCAGAGGTGTGTGAAGCGGCTGGCGCCGATGTCACCGTGCTCGCTGACGCGATCGGTCATGACGAGCGCATCGGCCGAAAGTTCCTCAACGCGGGCATCGGATTCGGTGGTGGCTGCCTGCCCAAGGACATCAGAGCCTTCATGGCCCGTGCGGGCGAGCTCGGGGCCGATCAGGCGCTGACGTTCCTACGCGAGGTGGACAACATCAACATGCGTCGCCGTACTCGGATGGTCGAGTTGGCCCGTGAGGCCTGCGGCTCGCTTCTCGGGGCGCGAGTGGCGGTGCTGGGCGCGGCGTTCAAACCCGATTCGGACGACGTCCGCGATTCACCTGCGCTGAATGTGGCCGGGCAGATCCAGCTGCAGGGTGCTGCCGTCAATGTGTACGACCCGAAGGCCATGGACAACTCCCGCGCGCTGTTTCCCACTCTCACGTACTGCAGCTCCGCACTCGAGGCTTGCCAAGGGGCCGACGTGGTGCTGGTGCTGACCGAGTGGAAAGAGTTCAAGGCACTGACACCGAAAGACATCGAACCTGTTGTGCGAGCGAAGTCGCTCATCGATGGTCGCAACTGTTTGGAGCCTGCACTGTGGCGTGCAGCCGGCTGGACGTACCGAGGACTGGGGCGACCGTAG
- a CDS encoding sugar transferase has protein sequence MRRTTSRREWETHYTEGLRVTDTVVVLGAVTVAQIIRFGEIDFREPWSIVGYFGISGVLAVLWLTFLAIFRTRSPRVIGNGSEEYRRIVSATFRLFGTIAILSLLFRLDIARLYLAIALPVGLVGLLLSRWVWRKIVSRKRARGGYQTSVLIVGSRSSALAMAKSFERSPEAGYSVVGICLPNYEPGNDTSFTIDGVEIPVLGDEHSVVEAIETSGADTVAVTATEHIGHHGLRKMVWDLEKKKVDLVVSPGVVDVAGPRLVMRPVANFPLIHVEKPQYNGAKRFSKTAFDFLFAASVLLLISPVLITLAAIIKFTSKGSIFYKSERMGIDGKPFQMIKFRSMVQDADKRVQELAALNEGAGGVLFKMRDDPRVTRVGKVMRKFSLDELPQFVNVLKREMSVVGPRPPLRSEVETYDGEVRRRLLVKPGITGLWQVSGRSDLSWEESVRLDLSYVENWSMTGDLLIIAKTAVAVLKSEGAY, from the coding sequence TTGCGCAGGACGACATCGCGTCGTGAATGGGAGACGCACTACACCGAGGGACTTCGTGTCACCGACACGGTGGTCGTTCTCGGCGCGGTGACGGTGGCTCAGATCATCCGCTTCGGCGAGATCGATTTTCGCGAGCCGTGGTCCATCGTCGGCTACTTCGGGATATCCGGAGTACTCGCAGTTCTGTGGCTGACGTTTCTCGCCATCTTCCGCACCCGCTCTCCACGGGTGATCGGTAACGGTTCGGAGGAGTACCGCCGCATCGTGTCGGCCACGTTCAGGCTGTTCGGAACCATCGCGATTCTCTCCCTGCTGTTTCGTCTGGATATCGCCCGTCTATATCTCGCGATCGCCCTGCCCGTCGGACTGGTCGGGCTTCTTCTGAGTCGATGGGTGTGGCGAAAAATAGTGTCGCGCAAACGTGCTCGTGGCGGGTACCAGACCTCGGTGCTCATCGTCGGCAGCCGTAGCTCGGCTCTGGCCATGGCCAAGTCGTTCGAGCGTTCCCCCGAGGCCGGCTACAGCGTGGTCGGCATCTGCCTACCCAACTACGAGCCCGGCAACGACACGTCCTTCACCATCGACGGCGTCGAGATTCCGGTGCTCGGTGACGAGCACAGTGTGGTCGAGGCCATCGAGACCTCCGGCGCAGACACCGTGGCGGTGACGGCCACCGAACACATCGGCCATCACGGACTGCGAAAGATGGTGTGGGACCTCGAGAAGAAGAAGGTCGACCTCGTCGTGTCGCCCGGAGTGGTGGACGTCGCGGGTCCGCGTCTGGTGATGCGTCCGGTGGCGAACTTCCCGCTCATCCACGTCGAGAAGCCGCAGTACAACGGCGCGAAGCGATTCAGCAAGACGGCGTTCGACTTCCTGTTCGCTGCCTCGGTTCTGCTGCTGATTTCGCCGGTCCTGATCACGCTCGCCGCAATCATCAAGTTCACCAGCAAGGGCTCGATCTTCTACAAGTCCGAGCGAATGGGTATCGACGGCAAGCCTTTCCAGATGATCAAGTTCCGCAGCATGGTCCAGGACGCAGACAAGCGGGTGCAAGAACTGGCCGCCCTCAACGAAGGGGCAGGCGGGGTGCTGTTCAAGATGCGCGACGACCCACGGGTCACCCGGGTGGGCAAGGTGATGCGCAAGTTCAGCCTCGACGAGCTGCCGCAGTTCGTCAATGTGCTCAAGCGCGAGATGAGCGTGGTGGGTCCGCGGCCGCCGCTGCGCAGCGAAGTGGAAACGTACGACGGTGAAGTGCGTCGTAGGCTGCTCGTCAAGCCGGGCATCACCGGGCTGTGGCAGGTGAGTGGCCGTTCGGATCTGTCGTGGGAGGAGAGCGTGCGACTCGATCTTTCGTACGTCGAGAATTGGTCGATGACAGGCGACTTGCTGATCATCGCGAAGACCGCTGTCGCGGTCCTCAAGAGCGAGGGCGCATATTGA